The following coding sequences are from one Macaca nemestrina isolate mMacNem1 chromosome 1, mMacNem.hap1, whole genome shotgun sequence window:
- the LOC105466484 gene encoding LOW QUALITY PROTEIN: olfactory receptor 2G6 (The sequence of the model RefSeq protein was modified relative to this genomic sequence to represent the inferred CDS: substituted 1 base at 1 genomic stop codon) has translation MEETNNSSEKGFLLLGFSDQPQLERFLFVIILFFYILSLLGNTAIILVSRLDSRLHTPMYFFLSNLSCVDICFTTSVAPQLLVTMNKTDTTMSYGGRVAQLXAAMGLGSSECILLAVMAYDRYAAVCRPLHYTAMMHPRLCVSLASVAWLSGLITSLVQSSLTVQLPLCGHRKLDHIVCEVPVLIKLACVDTTFNEAELFVASVVFLIVPVLLILVSYGFITQAVLRIQSAAGRQKAFGTCSSHLVVVVIFYGTIIFMYLQPANSRSKNQGKFVSLFYTIVTPLLNPIIYTLRNKDVKGALRTLILGNAVGRTMGTSETPGILKKRNTPRPSRMDHPTLLAYLQHEKHNYYSEL, from the coding sequence ATGGAGGAAACCAACAACAGCTCTGAAAAGGGGTTTCTTCTCCTGGGATTTTCAGATCAGCCTCAGCTAGAGAGGTTTCTCTTTGTCATCATTTTGTTCTTCTACATCTTGAGCCTTCTGGGGAACACTGCCATCATACTAGTGTCTCGTCTGGACTCCAGACTCCACACTCCGATGTACTTCTTCCTCAGCAACCTCTCGTGTGTGGACATCTGCTTTACCACCAGTGTTGCCCCACAGTTGCTGGTTACCATGAATAAGACAGACACAACCATGAGCTACGGCGGCCGTGTGGCCCAGCTCTAGGCGGCCATGGGCTTGGGCTCGTCTGAGTGCATCCTCTTGGCCGTCATGGCTTATGACCGCTatgctgctgtctgccggccactgcactacacAGCCATGATGCACCCGAGACTCTGTGTGTCTCTGGCCAGTGTAGCATGGCTCAGCGGCCTCATCACCTCCCTGGTTCAGAGCTCCCTCACTGTGCAGCTGCCCCTCTGTGGTCATCGCAAACTGGATCACATTGTCTGTGAGGTGCCAGTGCTCATCAAACTGGCCTGTGTGGATACGACTTTCAACGAGGCAGAACTCTTTGTGGCCAGTGTAGTCTTTCTAATAGTCCCGGTGTTACTCATCTTAGTCTCCTATGGCTTTATCACCCAAGCTGTGTTAAGGATACAATCAGCTGCGGGGCGCCAAAAGGCCTTTGGGACCTGTTCCTCTCACCTGGTTGTGGTCGTCATTTTCTATGGGACCATCATATTCATGTACCTTCAACCGGCCAATAGTAGATCCAAAAACCAGggaaagtttgtttctcttttctatacCATAGTCACCCCCCTTTTAAATCCCATTATCTACACTCTAAGAAACAAAGATGTGAAAGGGGCCTTGAGGACCCTGATACTGGGAAATGCTGTTGGACGAACCATGGGAACTAGTGAAACACCTGGAATTCTAAAGAAGCGAAACACGCCAAGGCCGAGT